From one Papilio machaon chromosome 16, ilPapMach1.1, whole genome shotgun sequence genomic stretch:
- the LOC106713613 gene encoding lysM and putative peptidoglycan-binding domain-containing protein 3 isoform X2, translating to MLNGDELLGHNVNMNRSIDSYNSEIQLHRIKPQDHFIEAQVQEGDTLQAIALRFYCSISELKRINHIHKDNEIFAKRTIKVPVTPYSVLTELIPAGEESQPVPSTSKQLLPNLNLPNILQHTSVNGLTSEILKDVPKTDSKENDCAIDCNAVILNSTLTPSVIPYMDSEQNDAISEDTQLLPNNKPKISVEAVVVKELTSHGADFGLKWFHLVGCMLILGVVIPLVYVMFYLDKHTDTSLHPT from the exons ATGCTCAATGGAGATGAATTACTTGGACATAACGTAAATATGAACAGGTCAATTGATTCATACAATAGTGAAATTCAACTGCACAGAATAAAGCCTCAAGACCATTTTATTGAAGCTCAAGTTCAAGAAGGAGATACACTGCAAGCGATCGCCCTACGATTTTATTGTTCG atttcagaattaaaaagaatcaaTCATATtcacaaagataatgagataTTTGCAAAACGGACAATAAAAGTACCTGTGACACCATACTCTGTTCTCACTGAGCTTATACCAGCAGGAGAGGAGAGTCAGCCAGTACCGTCAACATCAAAGCAATTACTACCAAACCTTAACTTACCTAATATTCTACAACACACTTCTGTTAATGGCCTCACtagtgaaattttaaaagatgtaCCTAAAACAGATTCTAAAGAAAATGACTGTGCTATAGACTGTAATGCTGTAATTTTGAACAGTACATTGACCCCATCCGTTATACCTTATATGGACTCTGAACAAAATGATGCAATATCTGAAGATACTCAGTTGTTACCGAATAACAAACCAAAGATATCAGTAGAGGCCGTTGTCGTGAAGGAGTTGACGTCACATGGTGCTGACTTTGGGTTGAAATGGTTCCATTTGGTTGGCTGCATGCTGATTCTTGGTGTTGTGATACCACTTGTATATGTCATGTTTTATCTAGACAAGCACACAGACACATCTCTACATCCCACATGA
- the LOC106713613 gene encoding lysM and putative peptidoglycan-binding domain-containing protein 3 isoform X1: protein MKQRTRQMLNGDELLGHNVNMNRSIDSYNSEIQLHRIKPQDHFIEAQVQEGDTLQAIALRFYCSISELKRINHIHKDNEIFAKRTIKVPVTPYSVLTELIPAGEESQPVPSTSKQLLPNLNLPNILQHTSVNGLTSEILKDVPKTDSKENDCAIDCNAVILNSTLTPSVIPYMDSEQNDAISEDTQLLPNNKPKISVEAVVVKELTSHGADFGLKWFHLVGCMLILGVVIPLVYVMFYLDKHTDTSLHPT, encoded by the exons atgaaacaaag AACTCGCCAAATGCTCAATGGAGATGAATTACTTGGACATAACGTAAATATGAACAGGTCAATTGATTCATACAATAGTGAAATTCAACTGCACAGAATAAAGCCTCAAGACCATTTTATTGAAGCTCAAGTTCAAGAAGGAGATACACTGCAAGCGATCGCCCTACGATTTTATTGTTCG atttcagaattaaaaagaatcaaTCATATtcacaaagataatgagataTTTGCAAAACGGACAATAAAAGTACCTGTGACACCATACTCTGTTCTCACTGAGCTTATACCAGCAGGAGAGGAGAGTCAGCCAGTACCGTCAACATCAAAGCAATTACTACCAAACCTTAACTTACCTAATATTCTACAACACACTTCTGTTAATGGCCTCACtagtgaaattttaaaagatgtaCCTAAAACAGATTCTAAAGAAAATGACTGTGCTATAGACTGTAATGCTGTAATTTTGAACAGTACATTGACCCCATCCGTTATACCTTATATGGACTCTGAACAAAATGATGCAATATCTGAAGATACTCAGTTGTTACCGAATAACAAACCAAAGATATCAGTAGAGGCCGTTGTCGTGAAGGAGTTGACGTCACATGGTGCTGACTTTGGGTTGAAATGGTTCCATTTGGTTGGCTGCATGCTGATTCTTGGTGTTGTGATACCACTTGTATATGTCATGTTTTATCTAGACAAGCACACAGACACATCTCTACATCCCACATGA